GCCGCCAGCGATTGGTAGGCTTCGCCCCAGGCCGCGATGATCTCGTCGGTCGCGGCGTCGCCGAGCACGTCCTTGATGGCCTGCAGCAGGCAGCCGCCGACGATCGGGTAGTGCTCGGGCAGCACGCCCAGCGCGGCGTGCTTCTGGATGATGCGCGGCAGCGCGCCGGCAATCTCTTCCAGGCGGTCGATGTGCGTGGCATAGGCCAGCACCGCGCCCGCGAGTGCGCGCGCCTGGCTGCCCGCGGCCTGGTGCGCCTCGTTGAAGAACGCCTTCACCTCGGGATGACTCTCGAACATGATCCGGTAGAAGTGGCTGGTGATGGCCTCCCCGTGCGCCTGGAGCGCGGGAACGGTGGCTTTGATGATGGCGATGGTTTGCGGGGTCATCTGTGGCTTTCAGGATCGGCAGTGAAGAAGCTCTTTGCTTCTCACGATCCGTGCCAGCCCGCGGCGTGCGCCAAGTGCCTGCCGCCACTGGGGATTTTCGACGCGTGGTCAAATTCACAACAAGATTAATGTTGTAGTTATGACCACATCGAGTGTCAACCTGACCACAAGAGAAGCGAATGCGGCCACCGAGGCGCAGCGCTACCGGGCGCTCCTTGCCGCGGCGCGTGGCCTCGTGCGATGCGACGCCGCCGCGCTGCTGCGGCTCGACGGCGATGTGCTGCGGCCGCTGGCCGTGGACGGCCTGAGCGACGAGACCCTGGGGCGGCAGTTTCCGGTGGCCTCGCACCCGCGCTTCGCGCGCCTGCTCGAAAGCGGGCGCGGCCTGCGCTTCGCCCACGACTGCGGCTTGCCGGATCCCTATGACGGCCTCGTCGCGGGCCAGCCTGGCATCCTGCCGGTGCACGACTGCATGGGCGCGCCGCTGCGCCTGCGCGGCGCCACGTGGGGCCTGCTGACGCTGGACGCGCTCGAGCCCGGCGCGTTCGAGGCCGTGAGCCCGGCGCAGCTCGATGCGCTGATTGCACTGGTCGAGACCGGTATCGAGGCCGCCCACACGATCCAGGAAATGGAAGCACGCGCCATGCGCGAGCAGGCTGTCGCGCAGGCCCTGCGGTCCGGTCGCGGTGCCCCGCGTGAATTGCTGGGCAGCAGCCCCGCCATGAAGCAGCTGTACAGCGAGATCGACACGGTCGCGATGTCCGACCTCACGGTGCTGGTGCTCGGCGAGACCGGTGTCGGCAAGGACCTGGTGGCGCAGCGGCTGCATGCGCGTTCGCGGCGGTCCGACCAGCCGCTGGTGCAGGTGAACTGCGCGGCGTTGCCCGAGACGCTGGCCGACAGCGAACTCTTCGGCCACAAGCGCGGCGCGTTCACCGGCGCGGTGCAGGACCGGAGCGGCAAGTTCGAGATCGCCGACGGCGGCACGCTCTTTCTCGACGAGGTCGGCGAATTGCCGCTGACGGTGCAGGCCAAGCTCTTGCGCGTGCTGCAGAGCGGTGAAGTGCAGCGGCCCGGCAGCGACCGCACGCTCAAGGTCGACGTCCGCGTGATCGCGGCCACCAACCGCGACCTGCCCGCCGCCATTGCACAGGGCCGCTTCCGCGCCGATCTCTACCACCGGCTCTCGGTGTATCCGCTGGTCGTGCCGCCGCTGCGCGAGCGCGGACGCGACGTGGTGAGCCTGGCCGGCGGCTTTCTCGAAGAAAACCAGCATCGCCTGGGCGCGCGCAACCTGCGGCTTTCACCGGCCGCCAAGGCCGCCCTCCTCGCGCACCGCTGGCCAGGCAACGTGCGCGAACTCGAGCATGTGATCAGTCGCGCCTCGCTCCGGGCCTTCGGCGAGCAGCGCCGCGGTGCGCGGTGGACGGCCATCGAACCGCATCATCTGGCGCTGGATGCGGCAGCCGCGGGCAGCCCTGCGCCACAGCCGCCGGTGCCGCCTGCGCCGGCCACAGCGGGCGCGCACGCGAACCTTGCAGCCGGCGGCGGCGGCACGCTGCGCGAAGCCACCGAGGCGTTCCAGCGGGCATGGCTTGCCGACGCCCTGGCGCGGCATCGCGGGCACATGGCCAACGCAGCGCGCGAGGCCGGCATCGACCGCAGCAACTTCCACCGGACGCTGCGCAAACTCGGGGTGGCACGGCCTGACAACACGCCCTGAACTGCCGAGCGGTTCAAAGCCCCGTAGTCAGGGCAGGAGTTCGAACTTGAGGTCGGCCAGCGGCATGACTTTTTCTTCGCGCGCCATCTTGTACTCGGTGTTCGGCCCGAGCCACTTCGCCCAGAGCTTGTCGAGCTCGCCCGACTTCTCCAGCGCGTAGAGCGCGGTGTTCACCTTGGACAGCAGCGCCGGCTCGTCCTTCTTCATGCCGATGCCGATGGGCTGCAGCACCATCGGCTCGTTGATCATCTTCAGCGCCACGCCCTCGGTCTTCGACTGGTTGACCAGCTTGGTGATGGTCATGGTGTTCGCGACCATGCCGACCGACTTGTTCTGCTGCACCGCCATGAAGGCCGAACCCGTGTCCTGGAAGGTCACCGGCTCGGAGCCGTTCATCTTGATCGACAGCTCCGAGGTCGAACCCTTGGTGGAGCTCAGGCGCTTGCCCTTGAAATCGGCTTTGGCCGAGCCTGGGTCGGAGGCTTTCACCGCGAGCATTTCCTTGGCCACGTAGTACGGGTCGCTGAACTGGATCTGCTCGCCGCGGCTCTTGGTGTAGGCCAGGTTGGCAATGGTCACGTCGACGCGGCCGAGCTTGACCTCGGGCACACGCGCCTCCACCGACAGCGGCGTGACCTTGGCCGT
The Variovorax paradoxus genome window above contains:
- the norR gene encoding nitric oxide reductase transcriptional regulator NorR: MTTSSVNLTTREANAATEAQRYRALLAAARGLVRCDAAALLRLDGDVLRPLAVDGLSDETLGRQFPVASHPRFARLLESGRGLRFAHDCGLPDPYDGLVAGQPGILPVHDCMGAPLRLRGATWGLLTLDALEPGAFEAVSPAQLDALIALVETGIEAAHTIQEMEARAMREQAVAQALRSGRGAPRELLGSSPAMKQLYSEIDTVAMSDLTVLVLGETGVGKDLVAQRLHARSRRSDQPLVQVNCAALPETLADSELFGHKRGAFTGAVQDRSGKFEIADGGTLFLDEVGELPLTVQAKLLRVLQSGEVQRPGSDRTLKVDVRVIAATNRDLPAAIAQGRFRADLYHRLSVYPLVVPPLRERGRDVVSLAGGFLEENQHRLGARNLRLSPAAKAALLAHRWPGNVRELEHVISRASLRAFGEQRRGARWTAIEPHHLALDAAAAGSPAPQPPVPPAPATAGAHANLAAGGGGTLREATEAFQRAWLADALARHRGHMANAAREAGIDRSNFHRTLRKLGVARPDNTP
- a CDS encoding ABC transporter substrate-binding protein — protein: MSNRTAFRLTAIGACLCALSLLAHADQWSEISQRKELRCGTFADVPPFAAPDPKTREMVGHDVDLCHALAKELGLTAKVTPLSVEARVPEVKLGRVDVTIANLAYTKSRGEQIQFSDPYYVAKEMLAVKASDPGSAKADFKGKRLSSTKGSTSELSIKMNGSEPVTFQDTGSAFMAVQQNKSVGMVANTMTITKLVNQSKTEGVALKMINEPMVLQPIGIGMKKDEPALLSKVNTALYALEKSGELDKLWAKWLGPNTEYKMAREEKVMPLADLKFELLP